CACACATCACTACTGAGGAGCTGACAGACAGCTGATTGACTGTGTAGCATGACAACCTCATTtctaactttatttaaaatgtgtgtttccaGGCACCCGGTGGCGTCCTTCTTCCACCTCTTCTTCCGAGTTAGTGCCATcattgtgtatctgctgtgtGAGTTTTTGAGTAGCAGCTTCATCGCCTGCATGGTTACAATAAtcctgctgctgtcatgtgacttcTGGACCGTAAAGGTGGGCCACCTTCCTCTTCATCACAGTAAATCATCTCTACACCTGGAAATCAGTATGATgcaatacactcctgatcaaaattttaagaccagttgagaaattgcaagaatttacattttgcactgttggatcttaagaaggtgttttgggccgaggatcgtcccatgtcttgacggacagccaattggttCCTCCGGCTCAGtgccggtgaaatttttttgggtctaccacttgacttttttgttccataaccctcaggatcttttaagaagtttaaaatgactgtcttactgcatcCAACCTCAGCAGAAATGGCACGTtgcgagaggccttgcttatgctgctcaacaatccgaccatgttcaaggagagaaagcttttttgcctttgccatcaggaggtcatgacagtgtggataccagacagaaaatgacactgaatccacatttttgcgaagatttgggcttttaaaggcagtggccttaaacttttgatcagctgatgaacagactatttcagtttaatggttgtttgcaataaattgcttactaattttttttttttttgtctcactcccatttcttctttttgcattttgaagctctacatAGAACCTTCTTAacatccaacagtgcaaaatgtaaattcttgcaatttttcaactggtcttaaaattttgatcaggagtgtatattgATAATGTTGCAGGGCTGGGACAGTGTGCTTTTGATACAATCATGATAGATGGGTCAATccattgaattgaactgaatccAGTCTCAGCTCACCAGTCATAACAAATGTATGCAACTCTCCAAAAGTTAGCTTAACTTTTGAGCAATATTTAGTCCCCTTGctgacaacctagcatgacatgcaGCAATGGATTCCTTAGGTCTTCTAGTTTCATAGGATACcaaaaattaaattgatttaGTAATAACACGTTTAAtcaaaaatcataaaaacagaATTGCGATGCTGAAGTGAATCCCCCCTTCTTCCCAACCTCATACTGTTGTGATATTGTACTTGCATGTGAAATGGTGTACTGATCAATAGCCACATCTACATTTACAGAATATCACTGGCAGGTTGATGGTTGGCTTGCGGTGGTGGAACCAGGTGGATGATGATGGACAAAGCCACTGGGTGTTTGAGTCGAGAAAGGTACCTAAACCAAGCTGCTCCTACATGTGCTTCATGTTGTGTTGCTTTTGATGAACACTGTTATAGCAGTTAAGTAGTCCTAAAAGCAAGCCTGTTGCTGATCTCCTTGTGTTGCTAAATGCAGTACTTACTGTTGGCAGGCCTGAATGGTATTTGCAGATGGACTCAGTGTGAGAATATCCTCTGTTTCCTCAGGGGGCCGGGAAGCAGCAAGCCTCCGATTCTGAGTCACGCATCTTCTGGCTCGGCCTAATCGTGTGTCCCATCCTCTGGGTCATCTTTGCCTTCAGCACCCTCATCTCTTTCAGGATTAAGTGGCTGGTAAGTCCTAAACATTGGCAAGGTTTCCTTGTTGCCAGAGCACACACATCCAACTCCATCTCTGTCCTCCACATGCAGGCGGTGGTGATCATGGGTGTGGTGTTGCAAGGTGCCAACCTGTATGGATACATGCGCTGTAAAGTGGGATCCAAGACCAACTTAAAGAACATGGCTACTAATTATTTTGGACGACAGTTTCTCAAGCAGGTGACTGAAATCTCGTGCAAAACAAACTCAAGACAGTTTTCAAAACCTTGTGCGGTCCAAAAAGGCTAagtatttaatatgttttttcccctctacagGCACTGTCTAAAGAAGAGGAAACGTAGAGTGCAGCTCTTCGATTTGATCACATGTTTGCATTATTCTTAATGCTATAGTATTCTATTATTAGCAGACTTGTTACCTAGGAGAAGACCTTTTTCAATTTTAAGTCAATACAaaggattttgatttttttttttttttttaatgtgatgcaATACTTTCTGATTCCCCACAGAGAAGTCCTCTTCTTGATTTCccccctccacagggaggtcaaaggtcaggcacAGGCTTGATTCAGAGCCTTGCACGCCAGCAGGGCAGATGGGGTCAGAATGAGATGAGCATCTTCTAGATGTGCTTCTTATGTGCTTTACAGCCTCACACACCCCTGGACCAgcctttccccctcttttttggtcttttgtttccattgcttGTTACCTTAATCTTGATAAAAAGGAATAATGAAGATTTTGAGAGATATTGTacagacttttttgtttgtataaTATACAGGTTTGTAAAACAATGTAAAGTATCCAGTGCAtttgtaaatatgtatgtaaagTAACTGTGTGGaacatctttttttgtgcaaatacaTTTGTAACATCTTTCTGAACAGTGTGCTCGTCTTCATTTCATATCATTCTGACACTATCCATTCTGTGATGAAATATACTTTCACATTTGTGAACTAACTAGTATGAAGCAttgactttatttcatttttgacttttttattttaagtctGGGGACAATGTTGATTAGGGACTCATGGTCAGCCTGTCCTCTTGCTCCTTCAACAATCAGACTCTAGTGCCACCTACTggtcatttgtgtgtatgtcacaGCACGCTAGCATTTGTCCTTACACTCACCTTGGCTTTTACCGTGTTTTCAGTTCTCCTGATATTAAAGTGTGTGTTATAAACCACGTTTACAAAGCACTAACATGACCACGAGTGGACAAGCAGAGCTATTTAGgcctgaagatttttttttgccacaacaaacatggcgTCCTTATCGTCCCAGGCTCAGtcgtcacaagactgatgcggaAGAGAAAAGCCTCGCCTTGAGCAGCTCGTCACATAGGGCTCGTCAagttcacacagaaacatagGAAGAAGGCCGGAAGTTGGACGATTCCGCCTCCAAAGTAAAGCAGAATTTGTCATCTATCAGGTTTTGGGGCGCACAAAACACTGATTCAAACTTCGAAGAGAACTGCAGAAATACTGAAGTTATAGCTGCTCAGAGATCTTAATTTATGTGGTATGCCCTGAACGTTCAAACAACACAAAGTCAAAGGTTTATCTAAATTAAAACAAGTTACACAATTGATCTTAAACGAAATAGTGTTAAAATTCCTgtctcaatgtttttttttccacaacacaCCATACAATTCAGAGTAATATAAACTAAAATGGAATTAAGATGGAATGTAATACACCTGAAGCTCTAGGTCTCACAGAATAATAATCTCCACTACCTATTGCACTCAAATAAAAGTGCTAGATCTAGGTTCCAATGGACTCTAAAGAACTCTGTTTAATTGCGCCTGATATATATAttagtatatatatatgaaaatacaGGTAAAAATTAATTTcgagcgaaaaaaaaaacatgctgttcATTTACAACATTTCCCTTTGAATGCATTATTTCCACTAGCCACTGAAACGCATTAAAATACTTggtgcatttattttgaaaatgcatagcggaaatgtcattttttacaaATCCGGGCTACTTGATGTTGGTGCCTTAAGCTCTCCACAACAGCAGATTTTGGGGGGTTTGTGGGCTTGGTGGGTCTGTAAAAACATTGCTGTTGGCCTCCTTTAATGGGAATTTCTGCAAGGACTGTCCAAGATGATTCCCACCGAGGACGCGTCGGCCCGGAAGAGGGAGATAGAGGAGAAACTGAAGCAGGTCGGAAATAGCTGGGCAGGGAGCAGCACAACGGGGCTTCATGGCACAAACACCCATCAAATTGACTTCATAACAGTGTTGTGTTGCATGTTTAATAATTATGCAGGCATAAATGAGCTGTCACTTGTGATTGATAGACTGTGTGGCAGCAGCGTGTCCTCCTCACCCTCTTGTGATGTGTCGTTACAGGAGCAGGAGACATTGTCATTCATCAGGGAAAATCTGGAGAAGAGTGATCAGCTGACCAAGGGAATGGTacgacaaacaaaacacattttaggatGTGCCGGATCACAGGTTCACACTCTAGACGTGGATGAAGAGTTCACTGTCATCATCCTCCTGCTGCAAAATGGCACAAATCCATCAGAATATGTCTATAAATGAGAGGAGTTGTCCTTACACTCTTTGTaaggctgcatcacagtaaagggatgcagttttcttaacttattagactgttgtagttCAGTTATTTGCCTGATCACCGTATGCACATTATTAATGACTATCATGTGTTAATATCTGAAAGCACTAGTCATCCCTATAATGTCCTCACAACATCCAGGTATTgtaagatattgtgatattttgattttgtccgtaCTCCAAGGCCCTAGCTCTGTTGTAAATGTACTGCAAACCCAACATATATTTATTGTAAGTGCAAAGAGAGACCATGTATTAACGAGGTTGGATATGCTTCTCATGTGCTTATTGTTATATGCTTCTTGTTCTGAAAGGTCTCCATCCTGTCTTCGTTCGAGAGCCGCCTGATGCAGCTGGAGAACTCCATCATCCCGGTCCACAAACAGACGGAGAACCTGCagcgcctccaggagaacgtggACAAAACTCTGTCCTGCATGGATCACGTCATCAGCTACTACCACGTGGCCAAAGACACCGACAGGATCATTAGAGAGGGGTGAGAGCAGTGACAGCTGTCCCTGCTTTTTGTTGGGGATAAACAAATCAGCTGTATTATAATGAGAGTTGTTTCTTCTAGACCGACAGGCAGACTGGATGAGTATCTTGCCTGTATCGCTAAGATCCAGAAAGCTGTGGAGTACTTCCAGGACAACAACCCTGACAGTCCAGAATTGAACACAGtggtacatttttgtttttcttaacctttacgtttttttttttttttgaacaccTCACATTTACACCTGGGAAAAGTCTTTGAGTGTTTATTTTGCCTCTCATTCCTGTGTTGCAAGCGTAGTTTCCACCCAGCTCTATATTTAAACTGAAGTTGTATAAGTTAGTGTGTGCACAGGCTGAAAAAATACCCTAGAGGAATTTCCGCAAAAATAAGCGGTCTCGCTGTTGTTGTTCTACCGCAGAAAGCACGCTTTGAGAAGGggaaggagctgctggaggccgAGTTCCGCAGCCTGCTGACCCGCTACAGCAAGCCCGTCCCCCCCATCCTCATCCTGGACGCCATCAGCATGGACGAGGAGctggaggtgcaggaggaggtgaCGCTTGAACACCTGCCTGAAGCCGTGCTCCAAGACATCATCTGCATCTCCGGCTGGCTGGTGGAATATGGACGCAACCAGGGTGCGGCTTTATGTAGATTTGAATCCTTTCGTTAGTTGCTACCTGCACTGTCCTGTGAGTTTTCCAAcatcctctccccctctctctgggCCATTCCTCTAACAGGTTTCCTtccccttctctttcctttttttacatttcctgcaCTTCAGACTCAGAATAGAAAGAGAGGATTTCAAAGCTCCAGGTGGTCAAAGCTgagttttgtttacttttctgcAACAGGACTGAAAATGTAGGACATTTTcatcataaaaaatgtaaatccaCGAGACTTTGGTTTGCAGTTTATGGAACATATTCTGTAAACTTTGGAtccctgtgctttttttttttttttttttttttttttttttttttaagatagcAGTGCAAATGAAGTGGTTACCTCCTGCACCAGGGCTCTGTTTAGGAAGTTATGGCTTTTCTGTCACTGTGATCCAAACCTGGCTGCAAGTGTAGATGAAACACATGACAACAGGACATGTCAGTCCAAGTCCAGATGCAGAGTGTTTCATTATCAGTCAGGCCAAGGCAGTTCTAGGCTTTGTACAGAAGGAGGCCCACAGTCACAGACTTTCATATGACTTCCAGCTCTGCTCGTCTCTCATGGTTTGAAGATCAGGGACTTCAGACTCAGTACTGTATGTTTCAGAGCTGTGAGATATGAGGCAAACTTGACAATGACTGGGCACTGTAATTTGACTTCATTTGTATCACATATATGCAGTGTTAGGTATACTGTATTTATATAGGCATATATACACTGGACACCTGGGATGCATAACATTAGAATGAAATACACATGATCAAATACATTACAGATGACACCTGATTATTAGGAATGTGCACAGAATTGACTCACAACACATATTACTGCAATAATATGTAGACACCAACAATCCATAATCaataatgtatataaaaaaatgcaCCATGTAAATATCACACTGCTTTCTGAAAAGCTTCTGGGAAGGAATAGcgaaaaaatgataatgatacaGTGATACAAATAATGTAGTTCTCTCCCCTACATTTCTGTActtatatttttgtcttttttttgtctttttttttttttttgaaacggTGATTATGAAGCTTTTAAAGTTCAAAATGCCTTTATTGTTAATCAGTATTTGACTCATGACCTCTCAGTTGACATTTTACAGGGGACATTGTTTCTGCTGCCGCTGCATTTAGGTGAAATATAAGCCTAAGAATAAAGCATACCATGATGACTTATTTACAGTACAGTTGAGGTGATACAGTTTTGagagctgtgtgtttatttcagtctgtttggttcacatcactcctcctctctgccttgcAGATTTCATGAACGTGTACTTCCAGATCAGGTCCAGCCAGCTGGATCGCTCCATCAAAGGCCTGAAGGATCACTTCCGCAAGAACAGCGCCTCCTCTGGGATCCTCTACTCGCCCGCCGTCCAAACCAAACGCAAGGACACGCCAACCAAAAAGGTTCCCAAGCGACCAGGTCAGTGGCTCTGCAGCAACCGTGCACCTGGAGACTCACTGCCTCAGGCACAGCTCTTTATTATCACCTCAGTCGGTAATTAGGCTTCCCACGTGCAAGCTTGCTTTTACAGATTAATCTACCCAGTAAGCATGAATCTGAACATTGTTGATTATTACTCGATGGCGGCATCCATTCAACACCCCAAATCTATTTGCCGCGGCATTCAGAGTGTGTTGATTATGCAACCGTTCCCCCATATTATTCAGTTTAAGTATCATCCTCAATCACTGAGCTGCATGTTCCACTTTAGGGACTTCTGTAAAATTCGTCTAATCACTGAACCATTGTGCACTACCACCCCTCTGTTTATCCCTGTGATTTTTAGTCTTATGACTCTGAACTAACTTTCTATTCTTTCCTCTTTCATAATCCTTATGTTGTGATGACAGTCTACATCCCAGGTAAAACAGAAAGCTTTACTGTGTGCCTCCCGCCTTTGCTTGCCTCAGTCGACTGGTCGCCACAGTTCGCGGCAAATAAAGGCGCCATAAGTGACAGCTTGAGGTTTCTGAATGAGGAGCAGGGCTGCACTAACAGATACAGACAGCAGAAGATAAAATGAAGTTACAGTATAGATGAGTGAAGTTACGACAGCGTCTTTATGTGTGATACTTAGTTTTGCAGAGTTGAAGTGTGCATTGCTTGATTCTACAGGTTTTTGGAAGATTGTGGTAGAGAATCAGCTAAAAGTCTGCAAGTTTGCTCAGTTCAAGCTATGAAGCGGGCCTTTCTTGGACAGCTGTATTTGAGTTATCTTCATCAACATGCGCTCACGGCATGGTCTTGCTATTGCTTGTGCTAAAAAGCTATAACAGCACATTTGAAATGCTCTTTCATAAGAGGACAAAGGCAAGGTGTGAGGTGGTGCCGAATCAGGACAGTCAGATGTGGATTCCACAGTTAGTAGGCCTGGCTACAGCCTGCTCTGATAACTCCTAATGAATTTTTCGGACTCGCTCTAATGAGTGTTAAATGTGCCACATGCTTACTAACTCACTAACAAAGCCAAAATACTGTGTTGTTTAACTTGTGGTAACTTTTATATACTGTTGCACCTCTAAACCATGTAACAGATTGTTTTCAATGAGtatcgtagtagtagtagtagtaataataataataataataataataataataataatgctggaTATGACTGTTATTAATTATGTTGGCAGTTTTGTGTTTATAACTGACCTAACCTGTTTACTCTTGCTTTTATATAATCGGGCTCGGTGTGTTTCGGCGCACGTGCcccagtgtgttttcatgatgcAGCTGTGCTCtagtgactctctctctcacctagTCATTCTGTTGTGTAGCTGTGGTGCTAGGCTGTGGttccccaccccacacacacctctcctgGCTGTTTCGGTGGTGGAGGGATGTGGTGTTGGTGTTTCATCACTCACTTCCTAGctctcccctcttcttcctcttctgttccccctcttccacctccttcttctgtttctgctctctggacctccctgcctgcctggactctgtctctgtgtgtgtatgggaccAGGGACCATTCGCAAGGCTCAGAACCTTCTGAAACAGTACTCACAGCATGGGCTGGATGGGAAAAAGGGGGGCTCTAACCTCACTCCTTTGGAAGGTAACGCACCTCGGTCTTCTGTTcggtgtctttttttccccctccttgcTGCCAGTGTACCGGTGTTTCTTGTGTTGTGCTcccctgttgttttttgttcGGAGCAACAGGCACACAGAAACGTCTCCAGAGTCACAGCAGCTTTCAGACACTGCTAATATTTCATGAAGCCTATAAACCTAAAATAACACCTGTAATCCTTTATTAATCtcataaatatgaaaatcagcAGATACACTCTTGGATTCATCAGCTACCTTTGCATCAGACCTGACATTATGTCAGGCTGTGtaatggaaaaatccaccctaaaacactggGAACGTTGTAAAAAGCAACGATCGGTGATGTACTTTGCATTCCTGGGTTCATTTTGTTCCTTGATGTATATTTTCGTGATTCCTGAAAATAGCTGGCCAAACCTAGATGACATGATGTCACGTCaagatatttccagcacagcCAGTTATTAAAAAGAATCAATCAACTGTAAATTTGACGTTTTGGTGCCAACattcagaatcaaagagcaccGTTCTGCACCAACATTCAACAATCCTGGAGAGAAAAAACCATtgcagaagaggcagagatagcAATTTCTCCACCCACAGtggcctcaatagaccagaatgtaATGTAGCCACAAGACATTGGGTTTTGTTCGACTCTCACGTTGTAATAATCATATAAAACTAGTTTGGCATTACATAGTGGATATTTGCTTTTGTCCCCCATGATCAGAGATCAGGGAAGGGACTTGGCTTGTGCTCTGTCCATTTTTTTGGACTTCTAAatctgagcctctgctggcctgttttggatgCAACTTGGGTTAATTATAAATGTTGACACTGGGGTCCAGCATTTTGAAGGTAAATTTGACTGGACTatcacagcgccaccaccaggccaacagggccctGAGCTTCGCAGTCAGTAGCTCGGACAAAGCAGAATCAAATTTGATGAATCTGATGTCCAATGTAAGGCTAACTGTGCTCTGGTTATGCACAGCCCACATGTTTACACATGTTCTTTAGGGTTTGTTAAAAGGGAAGTGTAAGTGTCCACTAACTGAGGCAGGAACTAGATGAAGCCGGTTGAGAGGAAACTGGGCTCAACAAAAAGGCGAATGCGAACACTTCGTCACAAAATAAACTCtagaatgcactgaacatcacagattgattaTTTGGAATAATGTAAAAGTAGGTGAAGGTTTTCCCTGAAGCTGCAATGTGTCTAAAGCTGGTGCCACATCTGGCTCTTAGTCTTTCATAAAGCTGGTTCCTGTCACGTAGCACAACAGCCACTGACTAACTTAGAtatgaaacacatgcacaaacctctctgggtgctTTTGGCCCAAGATCCCTCCCTCTTCGCCCCGTTGTAGTGGGTGTCCCCCTGCTTCCCTGCCTGCTGGGTGCTTGGTGGTCGGTGCAATTGTCACAGCGAGTCCCAGGTTTGGCCCTTGGCCTAGTTACGCCCCCAGTGGTGTGACTAGGCCCGTTTCCCTGTGACCTCACCCCCACCCATCAGGTTACGATCATGACCTGCGGGTCAAACACCACTCCGATGCCCTGACCGAGAAGCACGGGGCCGCAGCAGGTGAGTGAGGGAACGCGTGGGAATGAGAGGGAAACATCTCCATAACAAAAACTCAATGGATTTAAAAGCAGTTTGTGTCTCAGTGCACATCCAACAAAACACATGTGTATGTGACACATTGTTACCTAATAGCATATAGGCAGTGGTTGTGTCAGGTGGTGATCATGTCTTTcttttataatatatatataaattgtaATCTAGATTAACTGACTTCTCATTTTATTTGGGTCTCAGTCAAAAAGTCATCATGACAAGTGCTTTACAtcgttaaagctgcactaggtaACTTTCTGTTATCGGTGCCCCAAATGGCAGCGAGAGGAAACTGTATAAACATTTGAACTTTGTCACATGGAAATCACGCAGCGTAACATTTCACAGCTTGTATTTTGCTTTGAAATGGACAATAGCAGGACCCAGGccctgttagacctaaatggaccTAATTAACCTTCATTAATATCACTAATAACACCTATGTTTACCTgttattttatgtcaaaatggctgctgtgaaaacggGTCTATTGGAGAGCAAGAGCACTTGTCTATTGCAggcccactttgtgatttaggctgataaaaTGGGTATATTTCCTTGTAATATCTATATGTAAAACTGCCTAATGCAGCTTTAGCACATATAATTTCCATTTCCCTTGCAAACATTAGCTGTAGCCTACATCATAAATGCATAACACCATCATCTAAGTGCATACATATACTCAATTTAGCAACACTCAACTGGAGAAGAGCCCCCGTCTTGTATAATTCTTGTTTAGTTTACCCACTCACTTGATCTTTCACGTATGCTTCTCAGGAAAGGACGATGTCCTGGACATTGAGATCGACTCCTACATCCATTGTATCAGTGCCTTTGTCAAGCTGGCCCAGAGCGAATACGCCCTTCTGACTGAGATCATCCCCGAGCACCACCAGAAGAAGACGTTTGACTCCCTCATTCAGGTCAGGTATAGAAGTGAAGGGACATGATTCTTATTTTGCATTTCAACACCATTAATCAAAGACGCCCAGTGAAGTCATTTGTGATACTTGAGTTGATCCCCATAGAAGGTATGCATCTAGTCTGTGTTCTGTGCACTTAAAGgaattttgaaaaagtgaaatgttaTATTGTGAAAAAATAGTTTCTCCAAggaaaaggttttatttattttgcatgatGATGTTTaaagccattttcaggtctaaAATCATCTATAATTCATCAGAAATCACAGCTAAAACCCATTCAGTTCTGTCTGCACAATGCATGAAAAGGAGAGCTCATTCTTGCATAATGGATGAACTCATTAAACCCCTctcttttttaagttttttaataaaaaagacagatttATAGACTTGTACAATAGAATGCCTTTAATAACAGCTACAACATATTTTCTACAAAGGCAATAAAGGCTAACAGGAAACCACTGTTCCTCTGTTCTCTGGCGTCCACAGGAGGCGCTGGACAACCTGATGCTGGAGGGGGACAACATCGTGTCTGCAGCTCGCAGGGCCATCATGCGCCATGACTACTCTGCTGTCCTCACCATCTTCCCCATCCTCAGACATCTGAAAATGTCTAAATCTGAGTTTGACTCAACACTGCAGGTATGAATCAGCGTGCTTATGGTTCATCATGTACCTGGCATTATCTCCTAATGGAGCACCAGGACACGAAGCGTAAtgtgaaatgtttcattttgatcTCGTGGTTTGGCTACAGGGAACAGCAGCAAGCACCAAGAACAAACTGCCTACGCTCATCACCTCTATGGAAACTATTGGAGCCAAAGCTCTGGAAGAATTTGCAGACAGTATCAAGGCAAGAATCTCTTCTCTTCGTCTTCAGCTCTGTCACCATCTAGCAAatctacatttatttacaatttcGACACCCCTGTAGTTGAATATAGTCATCACAGTATATAATCATTGGTGTTCCCTAGCTTTGGACtaatgatttttctcttttctgacCATAGAATGATCCAGATAAGGAGTACAATATGCCTAAAGATGGAACAGTCCACGAACTGACCAGCAACGTAAGCCGATCATTTTCTTGTTACGTCAAGACTTCAGATTTATTTGTACAACTTGCACTACAAACTCAACACCCTGCTATGAGGGCTTTGCTGTTTGTACCCTCCTGGGACTCGCAGGTGGACTCCTGGGCAACCGCTAGCTGTGCAGAGTAGACTATTTTGGTTCAGTAAATAAAGGTGAAGTGGTCATTACCTTGGCCTCTCTTCCCACAGGCCATCCtgttcctgcagcagctgctggactTCCATGAAACGGCTGGAGCCATGCTGGCCTCTCAAGGTAGAGTTGCATCAGCAAAGCCAGAGTGTAGCTCTCTTTAGCCGAAAACCTCCTGCTACCCCATGTCGTCCCGTAAGGCACCAGTTCCCGAGATGCCAGTAGTAATCTAAACCTGTTTTACATGCATGTAAGAGGAAAATTAGTGTAGGTTTTTCACTGATATCCATACAAGACTCAtgatttcattgtattttgGTTGTAATGTATGCACATAGTGAATTTAGATGCAAAGGTGCATAACGTAAGATTATCAATATTGCTGTTTAGGAGCATCTTTTGTTCTTTGGGTACTGTAAACCAGGAGAGGGTCCATGTGACCACACTCTGTGTTATAAGAGCATTACCACTGTGGGATGAGTTTCCTGCACCCACCCATATGTCTTACAGCTTTATTGCTTTCCTGACACCTTTGAGACTCAGGATTCGCTGTCCAAAGGGGTGGAAAATTGTTTCTGTATTaggtttcttcctctctctgtgtctgtgaccGTCTCTGATGTGTTGAATTATTCACCTCCTTCACCTGCTCTTTCCCTCTTCTCGCCATGCACAGCTTCAAAttgcctttctcttcctccagagGGAGCCTCGGTGACATGCTTTCATTCGGCATGTGTAGTTGGCCTGTGAAGATATCACAGCTGTGTATCAGTTCCAACAGAGATCAGTTTACATTTGActacaaaaacatttgtttggATCCCATTGGATATCTAATGGATTTTTAATCAAATCGTCACAATTTTTTAATCAAAGGGCCTCCCTACTGCTGCATGTTGCTCCCTGCTTTCATTGTCTGACTCCTGTCGTCTTTCA
This genomic interval from Myripristis murdjan chromosome 19, fMyrMur1.1, whole genome shotgun sequence contains the following:
- the tvp23b gene encoding Golgi apparatus membrane protein TVP23 homolog B; protein product: MMRLDSNDEVSLFDAEEDTGRKSKKSSIRHPVASFFHLFFRVSAIIVYLLCEFLSSSFIACMVTIILLLSCDFWTVKNITGRLMVGLRWWNQVDDDGQSHWVFESRKGAGKQQASDSESRIFWLGLIVCPILWVIFAFSTLISFRIKWLAVVIMGVVLQGANLYGYMRCKVGSKTNLKNMATNYFGRQFLKQALSKEEET